One window from the genome of Moorena sp. SIOASIH encodes:
- a CDS encoding PEP-CTERM sorting domain-containing protein (PEP-CTERM proteins occur, often in large numbers, in the proteomes of bacteria that also encode an exosortase, a predicted intramembrane cysteine proteinase. The presence of a PEP-CTERM domain at a protein's C-terminus predicts cleavage within the sorting domain, followed by covalent anchoring to some some component of the (usually Gram-negative) cell surface. Many PEP-CTERM proteins exhibit an unusual sequence composition that includes large numbers of potential glycosylation sites. Expression of one such protein has been shown restore the ability of a bacterium to form floc, a type of biofilm.), which translates to MKKLSTLTLTAALVSLGTVGANPALADEYLLDFEKDDAGQLLKAGTKTNIGEQWAKFGVHITSNKGSNHPLRLFNSNCGPDFGITCTGGDADLATGPSFGTKPQGNVLIINENKNQTPDDWAGGGIISFVFDKAVSVDYVTLLDIDENPKNKNGYVKAFLEDGTTEKQSLKFGTDNSLSTYDFSYLPEYSVTKLDIKLPGSGAVSGIKFRDFPDPPKPSKKVPEPTSTLGLLMLGAIGAGSVFKRYK; encoded by the coding sequence ATGAAAAAATTATCAACACTTACGCTCACAGCTGCCTTAGTTAGTTTGGGCACAGTAGGTGCTAATCCCGCTCTAGCTGATGAATACTTACTGGATTTTGAAAAGGATGATGCTGGTCAACTTCTCAAGGCAGGAACTAAGACAAATATTGGTGAGCAATGGGCAAAATTTGGTGTGCATATAACCAGTAACAAAGGGTCTAATCATCCCTTAAGGTTATTCAACAGCAATTGCGGACCTGATTTTGGGATTACATGCACCGGTGGAGACGCTGATTTAGCCACTGGACCTTCATTTGGTACGAAGCCACAGGGTAACGTTCTAATTATCAACGAGAACAAAAATCAAACACCCGATGACTGGGCTGGCGGTGGCATCATTTCCTTTGTTTTTGATAAAGCCGTTTCTGTCGATTACGTCACGCTTCTAGACATTGATGAGAATCCGAAAAATAAAAACGGATATGTTAAAGCGTTTCTGGAGGATGGCACAACAGAGAAACAATCACTAAAATTTGGCACAGACAACTCCCTATCCACTTACGATTTCAGCTATCTTCCTGAGTATTCAGTGACCAAGCTAGATATTAAACTACCAGGAAGTGGTGCGGTTTCTGGCATCAAGTTTCGCGATTTCCCAGATCCCCCTAAGCCTTCTAAGAAAGTTCCCGAACCAACTTCGACATTGGGTCTGTTGATGTTGGGTGCTATCGGTGCCGGGTCAGTGTTCAAGCGCTATAAATAA